One region of Wyeomyia smithii strain HCP4-BCI-WySm-NY-G18 chromosome 3, ASM2978416v1, whole genome shotgun sequence genomic DNA includes:
- the LOC129728221 gene encoding putative odorant receptor 83c, whose product MTEYESSLEKFQETVKMTRRLANFCGMDVLADNYKPNLRTALTLIGGCSYLVTGMYSAWIFYPNIYESLQAVAPLGMALQGMMKMYSAIVYRSFFYGRQQYLEDFHRTYVECPQYNAALVSLMRKMQLAIKLLILSYLIAIAGFGLYPLYFYLIYGEKTLALNVLIPGVDARTYWGYVCTLAYQMFLLALAINGITAYDTAMMIFICNLAGLVDVYKIKLRELDALLMATKRSPVKIHDKLREIVIEHYEIFRYESELDKRYIVVNFVQVASSVACLTLSLFLCYMTNYLPGYAFIIGAVFQLLEFCLLGTIFSVKNDDVIVAIYDISWYLLDRSDIKMLNFMFHRSQNSVNLTIGGFAPLNIEVFVEIMKTIYQYFAMLIRFMEP is encoded by the exons ATGACAGAATACGAGTCTTCGCTGGAAAAATTTCAAGAAACGGTAAAAATGACCCGTCGGTTGGCTAATTTTTGCGGGATGGATGTTCTGGCAGACAATTACAAGCCGAATCTTCGCACGGCCTTGACGCTGATCGGTGGCTGCAGCTACCTGGTCACAGGAATGTACAGTGCCTGGATCTTCTATCCGAACATCTACGAGTCGCTGCAAGCGGTGGCTCCGCTAGGAATGGCGCTGCAGGGAATGATGAAAATGTATAGTGCTATCGTGTACCGTAGCTTTTTCTACGGCCGGCAACAATATCTGGAGGATTTTCATCGGACGTACGTTGAATGTCCACAATATAATGCTGCACTTGTGAGCTTGATGCGGAAGATGCAACTTGCGATTAAGTTGTTGATCTTGAGTTACCTGATTGCTATAGCCGGATTTGGACTCTACCCATTGTATTTCTATCTGATATATGGGGAGAAAACATTGGCATTGAATGTTCTAATCCCCGGTGTGGACGCCCGAACTTACTGGGGTTATGTATGCACATTGGCCTATCAGATGTTTCTGTTAGCACTCGCAATCAATGGAATAACTGCTTACGATACGGCGATGATGATATTCATCTGCAATTTGGCTGGACTAGTAGACGTGTATAAGATTAAACTGAGAGAATTAGATGCACTACTAATGGCAACAAAACGGAGTCCCGTAAAAATTCACGATAAACTTCGTGAAATCGTTATTGAACATTACGAAATTTTTAG ATATGAATCAGAATTGGATAAAAGATATATTGTTGTGAATTTCGTTCAAGTGGCTTCTTCGGTAGCATGCCTCACTCTGTCGCTGTTTCTCTGTTATATGACTAACTATCTACCGGGATATGCTTTCATAATTGGAGCTGTTTTCCAACTGTTAGAGTTTTGTTTGTTAGGTACAATTTTCAGCGTTAAG AATGACGATGTGATTGTTGCTATCTACGACATTAGCTGGTATCTACTGGATCGGTCTGACATCAAGATGCTTAACTTCATGTTTCACCGCAGTCAAAACTCCGTAAATTTGACCATTGGAGGTTTCGCGCCACTCAACATTGAAGTTTTCGTCGAG ATAATGAAGACTATCTACCAATATTTCGCAATGTTAATCAGATTTATGGAACCTTAG